Proteins encoded together in one Streptomyces sp. TLI_171 window:
- a CDS encoding acyltransferase yields MTSPAGRGTHEDTLALRIPPGFGRHEDTLALRIPEQWRVEPEPEEPAAEDPPVRKGGRDRYLDLLRALALVRVVLYHNFGWFWLPLLFPSMGVMFALAGSLMTRSLSRPALGVIRGRLRRLLPPMWLFGAIVITAQVLDGGGPDSSGHPTWWWAKLAFWVLPLSTPPYAEDGLHGLHGHLESGWATQLVVPLWYLRAYLWYVLLSPLMLWALRRFPVLTLCAPLAMVIVMNGFLADQDFVYHRVWETANDFATFGSCWILGMAHQEGLLKRIPQYVLPSIAPLIMVAGFWYLQTRPLDPTQPTDIEAWPIAQAVWSFGFVAMLLHVSPSWEQWPRPLERWNGLVSLLNSRAVSVYLWHVTALVAAVPLIDRLWDVDFFYEHLKWLLSSQWFTLLVAIPLLALLVMTFGWVEDVAAKRSPRLFPYPRRPRGGRRRTAD; encoded by the coding sequence ATGACTTCACCTGCCGGACGCGGCACCCACGAGGACACCCTCGCGCTGCGGATCCCCCCGGGCTTCGGGCGGCACGAGGACACCCTGGCGCTGCGGATACCCGAGCAGTGGCGGGTCGAGCCGGAGCCGGAGGAGCCCGCCGCGGAGGACCCGCCGGTGCGCAAGGGCGGCCGCGACCGGTACCTCGACCTGCTGCGCGCGCTGGCCCTGGTCCGCGTGGTGCTCTACCACAACTTCGGCTGGTTCTGGCTGCCGCTGCTGTTCCCGTCGATGGGCGTGATGTTCGCGCTGGCCGGCTCGCTGATGACCCGTTCGCTCAGCCGTCCCGCGCTCGGCGTCATCCGCGGCCGACTGCGCCGACTGCTTCCGCCGATGTGGCTGTTCGGCGCCATCGTGATCACCGCCCAGGTCCTCGACGGCGGCGGCCCCGACTCCTCCGGCCACCCCACCTGGTGGTGGGCCAAGCTGGCGTTCTGGGTCCTGCCGCTGAGCACTCCGCCGTACGCCGAGGACGGCCTGCACGGCCTGCACGGCCACCTGGAGTCCGGCTGGGCGACCCAGCTCGTGGTTCCGCTGTGGTACCTGCGCGCCTACCTCTGGTACGTGCTGCTGTCGCCGCTGATGCTGTGGGCGCTGCGCCGGTTCCCGGTGCTGACGCTGTGCGCGCCGCTGGCGATGGTGATCGTGATGAACGGGTTCCTCGCCGACCAGGACTTCGTCTACCACCGGGTGTGGGAGACCGCCAACGACTTCGCGACGTTCGGCTCCTGCTGGATCCTCGGCATGGCCCACCAGGAAGGCCTGCTCAAGCGCATCCCGCAGTACGTCCTGCCGTCGATCGCGCCGCTGATCATGGTGGCGGGATTCTGGTACCTGCAGACCAGGCCGCTCGACCCGACCCAGCCGACCGACATCGAGGCCTGGCCGATCGCCCAGGCGGTGTGGTCCTTCGGCTTCGTCGCCATGCTGCTCCACGTCAGCCCGTCCTGGGAGCAGTGGCCGCGCCCGCTGGAGCGGTGGAACGGACTGGTCAGCCTGCTCAACTCACGCGCCGTCAGCGTCTACCTGTGGCACGTGACCGCGCTCGTGGCCGCGGTGCCGCTGATCGACCGCCTGTGGGACGTGGACTTCTTCTACGAGCACCTGAAGTGGCTGCTGAGCAGCCAGTGGTTCACGCTGCTGGTGGCGATCCCGCTGCTGGCCCTGCTGGTGATGACCTTCGGCTGGGTGGAGGACGTGGCCGCCAAGCGCTCGCCACGGCTGTTCCCGTACCCGCGCCGCCCGCGCGGCGGCAGACGCCGGACCGCCGACTGA
- a CDS encoding bifunctional polysaccharide deacetylase/glycosyltransferase family 2 protein, with the protein MRFVMPLSLLACLLALLVLRGLATNEVFHDTRIAQSVDKTTVPEDLLKGGPVIDARGSKNTAPVSYRIPDKTVVLSFDDGPSPEWTPKILKVLAAHDVRADFFVTGSMTTRNPDLIRQIVAGGHEIGLHTFTHPDLAYQSHARISWELAQTQLALAGVAGVHSSLFRPPYSSDASAMDDWNYPVIKYVGAHGYLTAFIDRDTDDWKRPGVDEIVKAAMPTKPGAGELILLHDAGGDRAETVEALEQIIVKLQGEGYRFTTISDALGATSAMVPVHGFQLWAGKGFILATHIAVVTLPLLVALLALVGFLNFGRFALMLVLAPVHARRAKRRDAWGPPVTEPVTVLVPAYNERECIANTLNSLAASDYPIEVIVIDDGSTDGTADIVEEMDLPFVRLIRKVNGGKPSALNAGVAAAAHDIVVMMDGDTVFEPSTVRELVQPFGNPGIGAVAGNAKVGNRDSLIGAWQHIEYVLGHNLDRRMYDVLNVIPTIPGAVGAFRKEALRAVGGMSDDTLAEDTDITMAVLCEGWRIVYAERARAWTEAPASLQQLWSQRYRWSYGSMQAMWKHRRAVISRGPAGRFGRIGLPLVVLFGVVAPLLAPLVDLFLLYGVLFGDTPITLGSWGGFILLQSVLSWYAFRLDREKPWHLISLPLQQVVYRQLMYIVLLQSTITAFTGGRLRWQKLRRTGEVAAAPVEA; encoded by the coding sequence CTGCGCTTCGTCATGCCGCTGTCCCTGCTGGCATGCCTGCTCGCTCTGCTGGTCCTTCGCGGCCTGGCCACCAACGAGGTGTTCCACGACACCCGGATCGCCCAGTCGGTGGACAAGACGACGGTGCCGGAGGACCTCCTCAAGGGCGGCCCCGTCATCGACGCGCGCGGCAGCAAGAACACCGCCCCGGTCAGCTACCGGATCCCCGACAAGACCGTGGTGCTGAGCTTCGACGACGGCCCTTCCCCGGAATGGACCCCGAAGATCCTCAAGGTGCTCGCGGCGCACGACGTCCGCGCGGACTTCTTCGTGACCGGTTCGATGACCACGCGCAACCCGGACCTGATCCGGCAGATCGTCGCGGGCGGCCACGAGATCGGCCTGCACACCTTCACCCACCCCGACCTGGCCTACCAGTCGCACGCCCGGATCAGCTGGGAGCTCGCGCAGACGCAGCTGGCCCTGGCCGGCGTCGCGGGCGTGCACAGTTCGCTGTTCCGGCCGCCGTACTCGTCCGACGCCTCCGCGATGGACGACTGGAACTATCCCGTCATCAAGTACGTGGGTGCGCACGGCTACCTGACGGCGTTCATCGACCGCGACACCGACGACTGGAAGCGCCCCGGCGTGGACGAGATCGTCAAGGCCGCGATGCCGACCAAGCCCGGCGCGGGCGAGCTGATCCTGCTGCACGACGCGGGCGGCGACCGCGCCGAGACCGTCGAGGCGCTCGAGCAGATCATCGTCAAGCTGCAGGGCGAGGGGTACCGCTTCACCACCATCTCGGACGCCCTCGGCGCCACCAGCGCCATGGTGCCGGTGCACGGCTTCCAGCTGTGGGCGGGCAAGGGCTTCATCCTGGCCACCCACATCGCCGTGGTCACGCTGCCGCTGCTGGTCGCGCTGCTCGCCCTGGTCGGGTTCCTCAACTTCGGCCGCTTCGCGCTGATGCTCGTCCTCGCGCCCGTCCACGCCCGCCGCGCCAAGCGGCGGGACGCCTGGGGACCACCCGTCACCGAGCCGGTCACCGTCCTCGTCCCGGCCTACAACGAACGCGAGTGCATCGCCAACACCCTCAACTCCTTGGCCGCCAGCGACTATCCGATCGAGGTCATCGTCATCGACGACGGCTCGACGGACGGCACCGCGGACATCGTGGAGGAGATGGACCTGCCGTTCGTCCGGCTGATCCGCAAGGTCAACGGCGGCAAGCCGAGCGCGCTGAACGCCGGAGTCGCGGCCGCCGCGCACGACATCGTGGTGATGATGGACGGCGACACCGTCTTCGAGCCCTCCACCGTGCGCGAGCTGGTCCAGCCGTTCGGCAACCCGGGGATCGGCGCGGTCGCGGGCAACGCCAAGGTCGGCAACCGCGACAGCCTGATCGGCGCCTGGCAGCACATCGAGTACGTCCTCGGCCACAACCTGGACCGGCGGATGTACGACGTCCTCAACGTGATCCCGACCATCCCCGGCGCGGTGGGCGCGTTCCGCAAGGAGGCCCTGCGGGCGGTCGGCGGGATGAGCGACGACACCCTCGCCGAGGACACCGACATCACCATGGCGGTGCTCTGCGAGGGCTGGCGGATCGTCTACGCCGAGCGCGCCCGGGCCTGGACCGAGGCCCCCGCCAGCCTCCAGCAGCTCTGGTCGCAGCGGTACCGGTGGAGCTACGGCTCCATGCAGGCCATGTGGAAGCACCGCCGCGCGGTGATCTCCCGCGGCCCGGCCGGTCGCTTCGGACGGATCGGCCTTCCGCTGGTGGTGCTGTTCGGCGTGGTCGCGCCGCTGCTGGCGCCGCTGGTCGACCTGTTCCTGCTCTACGGGGTGCTGTTCGGGGACACCCCGATCACGCTCGGCAGCTGGGGCGGCTTCATCCTGCTCCAGTCGGTGCTGTCCTGGTACGCCTTCCGGCTGGACCGCGAGAAGCCGTGGCACCTGATCAGCCTTCCGCTGCAGCAGGTGGTCTACCGGCAACTGATGTACATCGTCCTGCTGCAGTCCACGATCACCGCGTTCACCGGTGGCCGGCTGCGCTGGCAGAAGCTCCGGCGCACCGGCGAGGTCGCCGCTGCCCCGGTGGAGGCGTGA
- a CDS encoding glycoside hydrolase family 16 protein, which produces MSKPRLRPRHRAWSVLALPTLLCTLAGCSSGPAGGTAAPAAGGEAKAAPATSASPTPTGPPGTLFDSFHYSGPDDPAFQAHGWEVRDGAGGPGVKDTWTAAGAAFPSDTTAQGGRIMQLRSSTDGTAQGTKQVEVQSTGSRLLNGTYAARIYLSDKPASGRNGDHVVQTFFPISPSDGSANYSELDYEYMPNGGWGSVGPQLDTTSWFKSDPPDRVTHALKQHLEGWHLMMITAVDGKVTYSLDGKDLFTSTGKYIARENVDVHFSNWFIDLLPSLGATRTWDMKVNWFYYKADQAVSKADVQKTVDEFYAAGTDYVNTLPKS; this is translated from the coding sequence GTGAGCAAGCCCCGCCTCCGTCCCCGTCACCGCGCGTGGAGCGTGCTCGCCCTGCCGACGCTGTTGTGCACGCTCGCCGGGTGCTCCAGCGGTCCTGCCGGCGGCACCGCCGCGCCCGCCGCGGGCGGGGAGGCCAAGGCGGCACCCGCCACCAGCGCCTCGCCGACGCCGACCGGCCCGCCGGGAACCCTGTTCGACTCCTTCCACTACAGCGGCCCCGACGACCCGGCCTTCCAGGCGCACGGCTGGGAGGTCCGGGACGGCGCCGGCGGCCCGGGAGTCAAGGACACCTGGACCGCGGCCGGCGCGGCCTTCCCCTCGGACACCACCGCGCAGGGCGGCCGGATCATGCAGCTGCGGTCCTCCACCGACGGAACCGCCCAGGGCACCAAGCAGGTCGAGGTGCAGAGCACCGGCAGCCGGTTGCTCAACGGCACCTACGCCGCCCGGATCTACCTCAGCGACAAGCCCGCCTCCGGGCGCAACGGCGACCACGTCGTGCAGACCTTCTTCCCGATCTCCCCCTCGGACGGCTCGGCGAACTACAGCGAACTCGACTACGAGTACATGCCGAACGGCGGATGGGGTTCGGTCGGCCCGCAGCTGGACACCACCAGCTGGTTCAAGTCGGATCCGCCGGACCGGGTCACCCACGCCCTCAAGCAGCACCTGGAGGGCTGGCACCTGATGATGATCACCGCCGTCGACGGAAAGGTCACCTACTCGCTGGACGGCAAGGACCTGTTCACCAGCACCGGGAAGTACATCGCCCGGGAGAACGTCGACGTCCACTTCAGCAACTGGTTCATCGACCTGCTCCCCTCGCTCGGCGCCACCCGCACCTGGGACATGAAGGTCAACTGGTTCTACTACAAGGCCGACCAGGCCGTGTCCAAGGCCGATGTCCAGAAGACGGTGGACGAGTTCTACGCCGCCGGCACCGACTACGTGAACACCCTGCCGAAGTCCTGA
- a CDS encoding alpha/beta hydrolase-fold protein, producing the protein MPVSIAVALLLWSRVRGPKPVQALSRIVMLLFCQITAVMMVFVMVNNANLIYGSWDDLLGTGNHVRAVPNVQAETVGASGGPGTPGSDGQHAKVIQRFAPVGDPKVPNDVQTTDLKGAVSGVDGEVLVWLPPQYNDPAYKDRTFPVVELLPGWPGSSKTWFGTLRVSEQLKPMMQSGQVAPFILVSPRTNLLGDSTDTGCADVPGKVNADAWLSRDVPQMVLDNFRADPSADRWAVAGYSAGGHCAAKLALEHPNRYRAGVSLSGYNDPAAEDRSLTAKDPHLREVSNPLNILKSAKTPPKTALYISGNRGDGLEAGEALKAAAKAPTTVTVQETSGSHSSDVWKPMVPGVFSWLTSVIPANH; encoded by the coding sequence GTGCCGGTCTCGATCGCGGTGGCGCTCCTGCTGTGGAGCCGGGTGAGAGGTCCGAAGCCCGTTCAGGCCCTTTCCAGGATCGTGATGCTGCTGTTCTGTCAGATCACCGCGGTCATGATGGTGTTCGTCATGGTGAACAACGCCAACCTGATCTACGGCAGCTGGGACGACCTGCTCGGCACCGGAAACCACGTCCGGGCGGTGCCGAACGTGCAGGCCGAGACGGTCGGCGCGTCGGGCGGCCCGGGGACGCCGGGCAGCGACGGCCAGCACGCCAAGGTGATCCAGCGGTTCGCCCCGGTCGGGGACCCGAAGGTGCCGAACGACGTGCAGACCACCGACCTGAAGGGCGCGGTCTCCGGCGTCGACGGCGAGGTGCTGGTCTGGCTGCCGCCGCAGTACAACGACCCGGCGTACAAGGACCGGACCTTCCCCGTGGTGGAGCTGCTGCCGGGCTGGCCGGGCTCGTCCAAGACCTGGTTCGGTACGCTGCGGGTGTCGGAGCAGTTGAAGCCGATGATGCAGAGCGGCCAGGTCGCCCCGTTCATCCTGGTCTCCCCGCGCACCAACCTGCTGGGCGACAGCACCGACACCGGGTGCGCGGACGTGCCGGGCAAGGTCAACGCCGACGCGTGGCTGTCCCGGGACGTCCCGCAGATGGTGCTCGACAACTTCCGCGCCGATCCGTCGGCGGACCGCTGGGCGGTGGCCGGCTACTCGGCGGGCGGGCACTGCGCCGCCAAGTTGGCCCTGGAGCACCCGAACCGGTACCGCGCGGGCGTCAGCCTGTCCGGTTACAACGACCCGGCGGCCGAGGACCGGTCGCTGACCGCCAAGGACCCGCACCTGCGGGAGGTCTCCAACCCGCTCAACATCCTGAAGTCCGCCAAGACCCCGCCGAAGACCGCCCTGTACATCAGCGGCAACCGCGGCGACGGCCTTGAGGCGGGCGAGGCCCTGAAGGCCGCCGCCAAGGCCCCGACCACGGTCACCGTCCAGGAGACCTCGGGCTCGCACAGCAGCGACGTCTGGAAGCCGATGGTCCCGGGGGTCTTCAGCTGGCTGACGTCAGTGATCCCGGCCAACCACTGA
- a CDS encoding ROK family glucokinase — protein sequence MTTASGSARPVLPNLLGLGPRAERRRRTLPAGVLRLPTIGVDIGGTKVVAGVVDGDGRVVDRLRTETPDKSKSPKVVEDVIVDLVLQLADKHDVHAVGVGAAGWVDAERSTVLFAPHLNWRGEPLQQALSSRLRFPVVVENDANAAAWAEWRFGAGRGEDHMVMITLGTGIGGAVVRDGHVDRGKHGLAGEFGHMQVVPGGHRCPCGNRGCWEQYSSGNALVREARELAAEESPVVQPLLARAGGSPLGITGPLVTEAAREGDAVAVELLYEVGRWLGVGIANLAAALDPGRFVIGGGVSEAGDLLLGPAQDAFRRTLTGRGFRPEARIVHAALGNEAGLVGAADLARQVARRFRTVKRRRVERATNR from the coding sequence GTGACCACAGCAAGCGGCTCCGCCCGCCCCGTCCTGCCCAACCTGCTGGGCCTCGGCCCGCGCGCCGAGCGCCGCCGGCGCACCCTGCCCGCCGGCGTGCTCCGCCTGCCCACCATCGGCGTGGACATCGGCGGCACCAAGGTGGTCGCCGGCGTGGTCGACGGCGACGGCCGCGTGGTCGACCGGCTGCGCACCGAGACCCCCGACAAGAGCAAGAGCCCCAAGGTGGTCGAGGACGTCATCGTCGACCTGGTGCTGCAACTCGCCGACAAGCACGACGTGCACGCCGTCGGCGTCGGCGCGGCCGGCTGGGTCGACGCCGAACGCTCCACGGTGCTGTTCGCCCCGCACCTCAACTGGCGCGGCGAACCGCTGCAGCAGGCGCTCAGCTCCCGGCTGCGCTTCCCCGTGGTGGTCGAGAACGACGCCAACGCCGCCGCCTGGGCCGAATGGCGGTTCGGCGCCGGACGCGGCGAGGACCACATGGTGATGATCACCCTCGGCACCGGGATCGGCGGCGCGGTCGTCCGCGACGGCCACGTCGACCGCGGCAAGCACGGCCTGGCCGGCGAGTTCGGCCACATGCAGGTGGTGCCCGGCGGCCACCGCTGCCCCTGCGGCAACCGCGGCTGCTGGGAGCAGTACTCCTCCGGCAACGCCCTGGTCCGCGAAGCCCGCGAACTCGCCGCCGAGGAATCCCCCGTGGTCCAGCCGCTGCTCGCCCGGGCCGGCGGCTCCCCGCTCGGCATCACCGGGCCGCTGGTCACCGAGGCCGCCCGCGAGGGCGACGCCGTCGCCGTCGAACTCCTCTACGAGGTCGGCCGCTGGCTCGGCGTCGGCATCGCCAACCTGGCCGCCGCCCTGGACCCCGGACGCTTCGTCATCGGCGGCGGCGTCAGCGAGGCCGGCGACCTGCTCCTCGGCCCCGCCCAGGACGCCTTCCGCCGCACCCTCACCGGCCGGGGCTTCCGCCCCGAGGCCCGGATCGTCCACGCCGCCCTCGGCAACGAGGCCGGCCTCGTCGGCGCCGCCGACCTGGCCCGCCAGGTGGCCCGCCGCTTCCGCACCGTCAAACGCCGCCGAGTGGAACGCGCCACCAACCGCTGA